The proteins below are encoded in one region of Pseudomonas sp. SCB32:
- a CDS encoding FxsA family protein — protein sequence MRVPLFLILLFPLIELAVMIKVGSVIGVGWTLLLIIAGAFIGAAVLRVAGFATAMRARERLSRGELPEQEMLEGLVIALGGGLLMLPGFISDIIGILCLIPFTRHLMLGRVRQRMQAQAERRRAFADDPAAQQRGGPNVIEGEYQRREEDRDRLR from the coding sequence CCGTGATGATCAAGGTCGGTAGCGTGATCGGTGTGGGCTGGACCCTGTTGCTGATCATCGCTGGCGCCTTCATCGGCGCGGCGGTGCTGCGGGTCGCCGGTTTCGCCACCGCGATGCGCGCCCGTGAGCGCCTGAGTCGCGGCGAGTTGCCCGAGCAGGAAATGCTCGAGGGCCTGGTGATTGCCCTGGGCGGCGGCCTGCTGATGCTGCCCGGCTTCATCAGCGACATCATCGGCATCCTCTGCCTGATCCCCTTCACCCGGCACCTGATGCTCGGCCGCGTGCGCCAACGCATGCAGGCGCAGGCCGAGCGCCGGCGCGCCTTCGCTGACGATCCGGCTGCCCAGCAGCGCGGTGGCCCCAATGTGATCGAGGGCGAATACCAGCGCCGCGAGGAAGACCGCGACCGTCTGCGTTGA